A single window of Candidatus Thermoplasmatota archaeon DNA harbors:
- a CDS encoding uL15 family ribosomal protein: MAKKTNKTHKNRGSREHGRGKKKGRGAGLRGGKGHAGSFGHRILHYRLYDPEHFDRKGFNRPQQVFEPQVAIDLRQLEERAERFLADGSVTREGDVYTVNLADVGYNKLLSTGTPRRKWRITVERASGNAVTRVKESGGEVTVTAVPKPPKAKAPPAPAGGPGKGAAKPGASAGGKSEKADAGRGAGRK; the protein is encoded by the coding sequence ATGGCCAAGAAGACGAACAAGACGCACAAGAACCGCGGGTCGCGCGAGCACGGCCGCGGCAAGAAGAAGGGCCGCGGCGCGGGCCTGCGCGGCGGCAAGGGCCACGCGGGCAGCTTCGGGCACAGGATCCTCCACTACCGGCTCTACGACCCCGAGCACTTCGACCGCAAGGGCTTCAACCGGCCCCAGCAGGTCTTCGAGCCGCAGGTCGCCATCGACCTTCGGCAGCTCGAGGAGCGCGCGGAGCGGTTCCTCGCCGACGGCAGCGTGACGCGCGAAGGCGACGTGTACACGGTGAACCTCGCGGACGTGGGCTACAACAAGCTCCTCTCGACCGGGACGCCGCGGCGCAAGTGGCGCATCACGGTGGAGCGCGCCAGCGGAAACGCCGTGACGCGCGTGAAGGAGTCCGGCGGCGAGGTCACGGTGACCGCCGTTCCCAAGCCTCCGAAGGCCAAGGCGCCGCCGGCTCCTGCGGGAGGGCCCGGCAAGGGCGCGGCCAAGCCGGGAGCGTCGGCCGGCGGAAAATCCGAAAAGGCCGACGCGGGCCGCGGCGCGGGCAGGAAGTAA
- a CDS encoding 50S ribosomal protein L30, giving the protein MSGAYLAVRVRGTQMVRHDIALTLDQLRLSRPNHAVVVPKNETTEGMLRKARDYIAYGEIDASTLEQVLRARGRLAGDRPLNDDTVQAMGFPSLKAFAQALSKGEAKLADAAKPVLRLNPPRGGYGGNKRHYPEGALGYWGGEIQLLIRRMV; this is encoded by the coding sequence ATGAGCGGCGCCTACCTTGCCGTCCGCGTGCGCGGCACGCAGATGGTCCGCCACGACATCGCGCTCACGCTCGACCAGCTGCGCCTCTCGCGCCCCAACCACGCCGTCGTCGTCCCCAAGAACGAGACGACCGAAGGCATGCTCCGCAAGGCGCGCGACTACATCGCCTACGGCGAGATCGACGCCTCCACGCTCGAGCAGGTGCTGCGCGCGCGCGGCAGGCTCGCCGGTGACCGGCCGCTCAACGACGACACGGTGCAGGCGATGGGCTTCCCCTCGCTCAAGGCCTTCGCGCAGGCGCTCTCGAAGGGCGAGGCCAAGCTCGCCGACGCCGCAAAGCCGGTGCTCCGCCTGAACCCGCCGCGCGGCGGCTACGGCGGCAACAAGCGCCACTACCCCGAGGGGGCGCTCGGGTACTGGGGCGGCGAGATCCAACTCCTGATCCGGCGGATGGTGTGA
- a CDS encoding 30S ribosomal protein S5, with protein sequence MTNETSPPSAPAPEAPAPRRFGGERGGRGGGPRRRFDAPARDLGAWQPKTELGRRVKAGEITTMSQALSSGLPLRESEVVDILLPNLEDEVIDVNMVQRMTDSGRRVKFRVVSVIGNRDGFVGLGMAKGKEVGPTIQRAIDNAKLNLIEVRRGCGSWQCACRTAHTVPVAVTGKSASVEITLKPAPRGVGLATGDVAKQILKFAGVRDVWGRAEGQTKTTINSAKAAFEALRRASGVKVRASQREVLALAEGSVVG encoded by the coding sequence ATGACCAACGAAACGTCTCCCCCGTCCGCGCCCGCGCCCGAGGCTCCCGCCCCCCGCCGCTTCGGCGGCGAGCGAGGCGGCCGCGGCGGCGGCCCCCGCCGGCGCTTCGACGCGCCCGCGCGCGACCTTGGCGCCTGGCAGCCCAAGACCGAGCTTGGCCGGCGCGTCAAGGCCGGCGAGATCACGACCATGAGCCAGGCGCTCTCCTCCGGCCTGCCGCTTCGCGAGAGCGAGGTCGTGGACATCCTGCTGCCCAACCTCGAGGACGAGGTCATCGACGTGAACATGGTCCAGCGCATGACCGACTCCGGGCGTCGCGTGAAGTTCCGCGTGGTGTCCGTGATCGGCAACCGCGACGGCTTCGTGGGCCTTGGCATGGCCAAGGGCAAGGAGGTCGGCCCCACGATCCAGCGCGCGATCGACAACGCCAAGCTCAACCTCATCGAGGTCCGCCGCGGCTGCGGCTCCTGGCAGTGCGCCTGCCGCACGGCCCACACGGTCCCCGTGGCCGTCACGGGCAAGAGCGCAAGCGTCGAGATCACGCTCAAGCCCGCGCCCCGCGGCGTCGGGCTTGCGACGGGCGACGTCGCCAAGCAAATCCTGAAATTCGCCGGCGTGCGCGACGTCTGGGGCCGCGCCGAGGGCCAGACGAAGACCACGATCAACAGCGCCAAGGCCGCCTTCGAGGCCCTGCGCAGGGCCTCGGGCGTCAAGGTCCGTGCGAGCCAGCGCGAGGTCCTCGCGCTTGCCGAAGGAAGCGTGGTCGGATGA
- a CDS encoding 50S ribosomal protein L18 — protein MADGPRYHVAMRRRRENRTDYRRRLALLKARKPRLVVRKKTANLIVQLVGYDAQGDVVLAQAQARELSGFGWTGAAKNTPAAYLVGYLAGRRAAATGVKEAVLDIGRQIPSKGGRIFAALQGVLDAGIDVPHGNDVLPDAARVKGEHIDDLAEGVFAATKAKIESGKPNSKPATTGGASR, from the coding sequence ATGGCCGACGGACCCCGCTACCACGTCGCGATGCGCCGACGGCGCGAGAACCGCACGGACTACCGCCGGCGGCTCGCGCTCCTGAAGGCGCGCAAGCCGCGCCTGGTCGTCCGCAAGAAGACCGCGAACCTCATCGTCCAGCTCGTCGGCTACGACGCGCAAGGCGACGTCGTGCTCGCCCAGGCGCAGGCCCGCGAGCTCTCCGGCTTCGGCTGGACGGGCGCGGCCAAGAACACGCCCGCCGCCTACCTCGTCGGGTACCTCGCCGGCCGCCGCGCGGCGGCCACCGGCGTGAAGGAGGCCGTGCTCGACATCGGCCGGCAGATCCCGAGCAAGGGCGGGCGCATCTTCGCGGCCCTGCAAGGCGTCCTCGACGCCGGCATCGACGTTCCGCACGGCAACGACGTGCTGCCCGACGCCGCGCGCGTCAAGGGCGAGCACATCGACGACCTTGCCGAAGGCGTCTTTGCGGCCACGAAGGCCAAGATCGAATCCGGCAAACCGAACTCCAAGCCCGCCACCACTGGAGGGGCATCCCGATGA
- a CDS encoding 50S ribosomal protein L19e, with translation MTDLRNQRRMAALLLDCGASRIWIDPLHAEEVAAAVTRSDVRKLIARGWIEKLQETGVSRGRARALAIQKKSGRRKGEGSRKGAQGSKARSPRKTRWVRTIRPLRRVLAQLRDEGKISPRDYRAQYLRAKGGVYRSKNHLLSHLRTEGVLKEPPAGGA, from the coding sequence ATGACCGACCTTCGCAACCAACGCCGCATGGCCGCCCTCCTCCTCGACTGCGGGGCCTCCCGCATCTGGATCGACCCCCTCCACGCCGAGGAGGTCGCCGCGGCCGTCACGCGCTCCGACGTCCGCAAGCTCATCGCGCGCGGCTGGATCGAGAAGCTCCAGGAGACGGGCGTCTCGCGCGGCCGCGCCCGCGCGCTTGCGATCCAGAAGAAGAGCGGACGCCGCAAGGGCGAGGGCTCCCGCAAGGGCGCGCAGGGCAGCAAGGCCCGCTCGCCTCGCAAGACGCGCTGGGTGCGGACGATCCGCCCCCTCCGCCGCGTGCTCGCGCAGCTTCGCGACGAGGGCAAGATCAGCCCCCGCGACTACCGCGCGCAGTACCTGCGCGCCAAGGGCGGCGTCTACCGCAGCAAGAACCACCTCTTGAGCCACCTCCGCACGGAAGGCGTGCTCAAGGAACCGCCCGCCGGAGGTGCCTGA
- a CDS encoding 50S ribosomal protein L32e encodes MTREDTIKEFAKIPGVGEKKAEALYDAGFTSMEKLKRATKEDLLAVEGVGPKLAEAILKGVAELSAPPAAEEEQRIEVVEESAREERKGRPKPKKEKVEIVEEAERVYRTRAKPKLDEATRKALALRRELSRRRPDFPRDQWFRYKKIDRNVWRRPMGISNKQLKMYRYRPAVPKAGYGGPAAVRGLHPSGFEEVLVHNAADLSKVNPDTQAARVGGSVGARTRETIEKEAAARGVRILNPRRGSK; translated from the coding sequence GTGACGCGAGAGGACACGATCAAGGAGTTCGCGAAGATCCCGGGCGTCGGCGAGAAGAAGGCCGAAGCCCTCTACGACGCCGGCTTCACGTCGATGGAGAAGCTCAAGCGGGCGACCAAGGAGGACCTGCTTGCCGTCGAGGGCGTGGGCCCCAAGCTTGCCGAGGCCATCCTGAAGGGCGTAGCCGAGCTCTCGGCGCCGCCGGCGGCCGAGGAAGAGCAGCGCATCGAGGTCGTCGAGGAGAGCGCCCGCGAGGAGCGCAAGGGCCGCCCCAAGCCCAAGAAGGAGAAGGTCGAGATCGTCGAAGAGGCCGAGCGGGTCTACCGGACCCGCGCCAAGCCCAAGCTCGACGAGGCCACGCGCAAGGCGCTCGCGCTTCGCCGCGAGCTTTCGCGCCGACGGCCCGACTTCCCGCGCGACCAATGGTTCCGCTACAAGAAGATCGACCGCAACGTGTGGCGGCGCCCCATGGGCATCTCGAACAAGCAGCTCAAGATGTACCGCTACCGCCCGGCCGTCCCCAAGGCCGGCTACGGCGGCCCGGCGGCCGTCCGCGGGCTGCATCCCTCGGGCTTCGAGGAGGTCCTCGTGCACAACGCCGCGGACCTCTCGAAGGTGAACCCGGACACCCAGGCCGCCCGCGTGGGCGGCTCCGTGGGCGCGCGCACGCGCGAAACGATCGAGAAGGAGGCGGCCGCCCGCGGCGTCCGCATCCTCAATCCCCGGAGGGGATCGAAATGA
- a CDS encoding 50S ribosomal protein L6, whose translation MVQALAKETIPIPKGVTVTVEDRDVKVKGPKGELVRAFPEASVALAQQGDELVVSCELPRRRQKALVGTYASHLRNMVSGVQAEWEYKLKIVFSHFPIKTKVQGKQFVIENFLGEKTPRRASIREGVAVKVEGDAVSVTGVHLENVAQTAANIEQATRIRGFDPRVFQDGIYITHKPR comes from the coding sequence ATGGTGCAAGCGCTCGCGAAGGAAACGATCCCGATCCCCAAGGGCGTCACGGTCACCGTCGAGGACCGCGACGTCAAGGTCAAGGGGCCCAAGGGCGAGCTCGTCCGCGCCTTCCCGGAGGCCTCCGTGGCCCTCGCCCAGCAAGGCGACGAGCTCGTCGTGTCGTGCGAGCTTCCCCGCCGCCGCCAGAAGGCGCTCGTGGGCACCTACGCCTCGCACCTACGCAACATGGTAAGCGGCGTGCAGGCCGAGTGGGAGTACAAGCTGAAGATCGTCTTCAGCCACTTCCCGATCAAGACGAAGGTCCAGGGCAAGCAGTTTGTCATCGAGAACTTCCTGGGCGAGAAGACGCCGCGGCGGGCCAGCATCCGCGAGGGCGTCGCCGTGAAGGTCGAGGGCGACGCGGTGAGCGTGACCGGCGTCCACCTCGAGAACGTCGCGCAGACGGCCGCAAACATCGAGCAGGCCACGCGCATCCGCGGCTTTGACCCGCGCGTCTTCCAGGACGGCATCTACATCACGCACAAGCCGAGGTGA
- a CDS encoding 30S ribosomal protein S8, giving the protein MQNDPLADALTLLKNAERVGKLTCDIRPASKLVGRVLKVMLDAGYIGPFEFVDDGASGFFRVKLVGHINECGVVKPRFNVKRQEFERWESRYLPARDFGTLILTTTQGVISHAAAKELGTGGKLLAYVY; this is encoded by the coding sequence ATGCAAAACGATCCTCTGGCAGACGCCTTGACGCTCCTCAAGAACGCCGAGCGCGTGGGCAAGCTCACCTGCGACATCCGGCCCGCGAGCAAGCTCGTCGGCCGCGTGCTCAAGGTCATGCTCGACGCGGGCTACATCGGGCCCTTCGAGTTCGTGGACGACGGCGCGAGCGGGTTCTTCCGCGTGAAGCTCGTCGGCCACATCAACGAGTGCGGCGTCGTGAAGCCGCGCTTCAACGTGAAGCGGCAGGAGTTCGAGCGCTGGGAGAGCCGGTACCTTCCCGCGCGCGACTTCGGCACGCTCATCCTGACGACCACCCAGGGCGTGATCAGCCACGCCGCCGCCAAGGAGCTCGGAACCGGCGGGAAGCTCCTGGCCTACGTCTACTGA
- a CDS encoding 30S ribosomal protein S14, giving the protein MTDATNAPELPPNARFGRGANRCQRCGVFTGLIRKYRLFVCRHCFREIGPDLGFKKYS; this is encoded by the coding sequence ATGACCGACGCGACGAACGCCCCCGAGCTTCCCCCGAACGCCCGCTTCGGCCGCGGCGCCAACCGCTGCCAGCGCTGCGGCGTGTTCACCGGGCTCATCCGGAAGTACCGGCTCTTCGTGTGCCGCCACTGCTTCCGCGAGATCGGACCGGACCTCGGATTCAAGAAGTACTCCTGA
- a CDS encoding 50S ribosomal protein L5, which yields MSAVQDFAYANPMQAPRLEKVIINIGVGEAGERLIKAEKVLSQLTKRKPVRTLSRVANRDWNLRVGLPIGCKVTLRGAAAKDFLKTCLEVRNNKLDPWNFDQEGNLNFGFSDHTDFPGMKYDPDIGIFGLNVTATLSRPGYRVKRRRVLPSRIPRASRIVREEGIAWVKANFPVEVLEE from the coding sequence ATGAGCGCCGTTCAAGACTTCGCGTACGCGAACCCCATGCAGGCGCCGCGCCTGGAGAAGGTCATCATCAACATCGGCGTCGGCGAGGCGGGCGAGAGGCTCATCAAGGCCGAGAAGGTGCTCTCGCAGCTCACCAAGCGCAAGCCCGTCCGCACGCTCTCGAGGGTGGCCAACCGCGACTGGAACCTGCGGGTGGGGCTTCCCATCGGCTGCAAGGTCACGCTGCGCGGCGCGGCGGCCAAAGACTTCCTGAAGACGTGCCTTGAGGTCCGCAACAACAAGCTGGACCCGTGGAACTTCGACCAGGAGGGCAACCTCAACTTCGGCTTCTCCGACCACACGGACTTCCCCGGCATGAAGTACGATCCCGACATCGGCATCTTCGGCCTCAACGTCACGGCCACGCTTTCGCGCCCCGGCTACCGGGTGAAGCGCCGACGCGTGCTGCCCTCGCGCATCCCGCGCGCCTCGCGCATCGTCCGCGAGGAGGGCATCGCCTGGGTGAAGGCCAACTTCCCCGTGGAGGTGCTGGAGGAATGA
- a CDS encoding 30S ribosomal protein S4e, with the protein MSKHLKRLAVPRRWTVPRKAHKWATKPRAGPHAGEESVPMAIVLRDYLHLCDTSREAQRILGAREVLVDGRVVTDYKRGVGLMDVLSIPKVDRHYRALVDTAGRLRLVDIPKAQADWKLCRVEGKTTVKEGQFQLNLHDGRNLQIKENKYATGDVLKLKLPEQKVAGHHALAEGMLAYITGGSHVGELATITKIVVTHEPRANLVELRAGDRAFATVKPYVFVVGKDEPEIRIPEVAIQ; encoded by the coding sequence ACGGTCCCCCGCAAGGCCCACAAGTGGGCGACAAAGCCCCGCGCCGGACCGCACGCCGGCGAGGAGAGCGTTCCCATGGCCATCGTGCTTCGCGACTACCTCCACCTCTGCGACACCTCGCGCGAGGCTCAGCGCATCCTGGGCGCCCGCGAGGTCCTCGTCGACGGCCGGGTCGTCACCGACTACAAGCGCGGCGTGGGCCTCATGGACGTGCTGTCGATCCCGAAGGTCGACCGGCACTACCGCGCGCTCGTGGACACGGCCGGACGGCTGCGTCTCGTGGACATCCCAAAGGCCCAGGCCGACTGGAAGCTCTGCCGCGTGGAGGGCAAGACGACCGTGAAGGAGGGGCAGTTCCAGCTCAACCTCCACGACGGGCGCAACCTGCAGATCAAGGAGAACAAGTACGCCACGGGCGACGTGCTCAAGCTCAAGCTTCCCGAGCAGAAGGTGGCGGGGCACCACGCTCTCGCCGAGGGCATGCTCGCGTACATCACGGGCGGATCGCACGTGGGCGAGCTTGCCACGATCACGAAGATCGTGGTCACGCACGAGCCGCGCGCGAACCTCGTCGAGCTTCGCGCGGGCGACCGCGCGTTTGCCACCGTGAAGCCCTACGTGTTCGTCGTCGGCAAGGACGAGCCGGAGATCCGGATCCCGGAGGTGGCGATCCAATGA